In Chryseobacterium lactis, a single genomic region encodes these proteins:
- a CDS encoding M1 family aminopeptidase, protein MKKTGLLAIFLVVFNTGYRAQMKSLPKIESGVSYELAQLRKNTVSQIKYELDLKIPESKSERIAGTETLTFNYKKQNEAPLLIDFKEDPSSLMAISVNGQVTKPVLENEHVVIDAKYLTSGANQINITFLAGNGALNRRDGYLYALFVPDRARTMFPCFDQPNLKANYSLTLTIPEKWSGISNGQLKETISQQGQKTLKFAQSDLLPTYLFSFAAGDFKNFTEKISQQDSRILYRETDSVKIKTSMDSIFTLYRNSLDYYEKWTGIKHPFQKHGMVAIPDFQFGGMEHPGAILFQNSTLFLDKTATQNQLNNRSNLIAHEVAHLWFGDMVTMDWFNDVWMKEVFANFMADKSTGASADKSIYDLKFLTTHFPAAYSVDRTSGANPIRQILDNLQNAGMMYGPIIYNKAPIMMRQLELLIGEENFRKGVGEYLKKYAYSNASWPDLITILDNNTSQDLQSWNKVWVNDPGRPVIDYDVKYKGNAIERFAISQHPEYGKEQKSWPQQFQISLFYPDRIEKVEVKLSGTQQEVPELKGKVKPLFILQNSSGIGYGVFKTDKVIMPDFALVKDPINRASAYISLYENMLSGSGVAPLEVLHFYTDQLQKETTELNLRLITGYISAIYWEFLPEKKRLEESGSIESMLWKALQSQTAKNNKKILFDSYQGIFQSQQAYDNLYTIWKSQTPPQDVALNDEDFTNLALSLSLRNKNNSQLLQEQLARIKNQDRVNRFKIIMKAASSDQKIRDDFFNSLTQKENRANESAVGAALSYLHHPLRQQTSIHYLPKSLDMLQEIQKTGDIFFPDNWLRSTFSNYQNPKALDVVNQFLSQHPDYNAILKNKILQATDNLKRAQVLVK, encoded by the coding sequence ATGAAAAAGACAGGTCTGTTAGCAATATTTTTAGTCGTTTTTAATACCGGATATCGTGCACAAATGAAATCTTTACCAAAGATTGAATCCGGAGTATCTTACGAACTGGCTCAGTTGAGAAAGAATACAGTAAGCCAAATTAAGTACGAACTCGATTTAAAAATTCCGGAAAGTAAATCGGAAAGGATTGCCGGAACAGAAACCCTTACTTTCAATTATAAAAAACAGAATGAAGCTCCTCTTTTAATAGATTTTAAAGAAGATCCTTCCTCTTTAATGGCTATTTCTGTGAACGGACAAGTCACTAAGCCTGTCCTTGAAAACGAACATGTGGTTATCGATGCAAAATACCTGACATCCGGAGCCAATCAGATTAATATTACTTTTCTTGCCGGTAACGGAGCATTGAACAGACGTGATGGATATTTATATGCCTTATTTGTTCCGGATCGTGCCAGAACAATGTTTCCTTGTTTTGACCAGCCTAATTTAAAAGCGAATTACTCTTTAACTTTAACCATTCCTGAAAAGTGGAGTGGGATTAGCAATGGTCAATTGAAAGAAACGATTTCACAACAAGGACAAAAAACTTTGAAGTTTGCCCAGTCAGATCTGCTTCCTACGTACTTATTTTCCTTTGCAGCAGGAGACTTTAAAAACTTTACAGAGAAAATCAGCCAGCAGGATTCCAGGATTTTATACCGCGAGACTGATTCTGTGAAAATCAAAACCAGTATGGATTCTATTTTTACACTCTACCGAAATTCACTGGATTATTATGAAAAATGGACGGGAATAAAACACCCTTTCCAAAAACATGGAATGGTTGCCATTCCCGATTTCCAATTTGGAGGAATGGAGCATCCGGGAGCTATCCTTTTTCAGAATTCCACCTTATTTTTAGATAAAACTGCGACTCAAAATCAATTGAATAACCGCTCCAACCTTATTGCTCATGAAGTAGCTCATCTATGGTTTGGAGATATGGTAACCATGGATTGGTTTAATGACGTTTGGATGAAGGAAGTTTTTGCCAATTTTATGGCAGATAAAAGTACCGGAGCATCAGCGGATAAAAGTATTTATGATTTAAAATTTTTAACGACCCATTTCCCGGCTGCCTATTCTGTAGATCGTACTTCAGGAGCCAATCCCATCAGACAGATTCTGGATAATCTCCAAAATGCCGGAATGATGTATGGACCGATTATTTATAACAAAGCACCCATCATGATGCGTCAGCTGGAGCTTTTGATCGGGGAAGAGAACTTCAGGAAAGGAGTGGGTGAGTATCTTAAAAAATATGCCTACAGCAACGCAAGCTGGCCGGATCTTATTACCATTCTGGATAACAACACCTCACAGGATTTACAAAGCTGGAACAAAGTGTGGGTTAATGATCCCGGAAGACCGGTTATTGATTATGATGTAAAATATAAAGGGAATGCTATTGAACGATTTGCGATCTCACAGCATCCGGAATATGGAAAAGAACAAAAATCATGGCCACAACAATTTCAAATAAGCCTTTTTTATCCCGATAGAATTGAAAAGGTTGAGGTGAAATTATCCGGAACCCAACAGGAAGTCCCGGAATTAAAAGGAAAAGTGAAACCTCTTTTTATCTTACAGAATTCATCAGGAATCGGATATGGAGTATTTAAAACCGATAAGGTGATCATGCCTGATTTTGCATTGGTGAAAGATCCGATCAACCGGGCGAGTGCCTATATTTCTTTATATGAAAATATGCTGAGCGGATCTGGTGTTGCCCCACTGGAGGTACTACATTTTTATACTGACCAGCTTCAAAAAGAAACTACAGAGCTGAATCTTCGCTTGATTACAGGATATATTTCTGCTATCTACTGGGAATTTTTGCCAGAAAAGAAAAGACTTGAAGAGTCCGGAAGTATAGAAAGCATGCTGTGGAAAGCCCTTCAGTCTCAAACAGCAAAAAATAATAAGAAAATTCTTTTCGATAGTTATCAGGGGATTTTTCAGTCTCAACAGGCCTATGATAATCTGTATACAATCTGGAAATCTCAGACACCTCCTCAGGATGTAGCTCTCAATGACGAAGATTTCACAAATCTAGCCCTGTCTTTATCCCTTCGGAACAAAAATAATAGTCAGTTATTGCAGGAACAGTTGGCGAGAATTAAGAATCAGGATCGGGTGAATCGTTTTAAAATTATCATGAAAGCTGCTTCTTCAGATCAAAAAATACGTGACGATTTTTTCAACAGTCTTACTCAAAAAGAAAACAGAGCCAATGAATCAGCGGTGGGTGCTGCATTAAGTTATTTACACCATCCTTTAAGGCAACAGACTTCTATTCATTATCTTCCGAAAAGTTTAGATATGCTACAGGAAATCCAGAAAACAGGAGATATCTTTTTCCCGGATAACTGGCTTCGTTCTACATTCAGTAATTATCAAAATCCAAAAGCACTTGATGTGGTTAATCAGTTTTTGTCACAGCATCCTGACTATAATGCCATTCTGAAAAATAAAATTTTGCAGGCAACAGATAATCTGAAAAGGGCTCAAGTACTTGTCAAATAA